CGACGGCATGCCCAAATGGGCGCAGCGCCTCTGCTATGTGATATTTCTTGCCGCATCGCTGGGCTTTTTCAGCGTGCTCTTCTATCTGGGCCTGACCGAAGTGCGGGACGAAATAGACCTTGAGGTCACTACTGAATCCCTCGCCATTCCCGTATGGTGGTATACCATTGCCACTCCGGCCTTTTCTCTGCTGATCATCATCCGCATACTCCAGCGTGCATGGCACGACTGGCGCAGTGGCAATATTTAGGGGACACCATGGAAGCTCTGCTGCACGATCCGGCCCTCTGGGCCCTTTTGCTTTTCGTGATCCCCCTGCTGTTGCGGGTTCCCATTGCCGTGGCACTTGGCGGTGCCGCCCTTGCCGTGGCATGGAACTGGGATCTGGGGTACGAAATGCTTTCGTACAACTTCTACGCCGGTGTGGCCAAATTTCCGCTACTGGCCATACCCTTCTTCATCCTCGCCGGCATCATCATGGAAAAGGCGGGCATTGCCGCACGCATTGTTGACCTGATGAAGGCGCTGGTGGGCTCCATGACCGGCGGGCTGGCCATAGCCACCGTAGCGGTTGCCACCTTCTGGGGAGCCGTCAGCGGCTCCGGTCCGGCAACCGTGGCGGCACTGGGGCTCATTCTCATTCCCGGCATGGCCTGTGCCGGTTACGACAAGCCCTTTGCCACGGCGGTGGTTTCGGTGACATCCGGCCTTGCCATTGTCATTCCACCGAGCATTGCCTTCATCGTATACGGGGGCGTTGCCAACGTCTCTGTTCCGGCCCTGTTCGCCGCCGGTTTCATACCTGGCATTGTGGTGGCGCTGTGTATTGTCACGGCAGTGTGGATCATCAGCCACAAGCACGGCTATCGTGGCACCTGCGAGCCGGATGCTCCCTCTGTCGGCAAGGCATTCCGCCGCGCCTTCTGGGGTGTCATGACGCCGGTGATCATTCTCGGCGGCATATACGGCGGGGTATTCACCCCCACAGAGGCGGCTGCCGTGGCTGTTTTCTACGGCCTGTTCGTGGGCGTTTTCATCTACAGGACAATTACCTCGGTCAGCGAACTGTTCGAGATCTTTGCCTCAACAGTGCATGGCACGGCCGTGGTGATGATCGTGGTAACCTGCGCGGGATTGTTTTCGTGGGTCGGTTCCACCGTGGGACTTATCGAAAAGGCATCGTCGGTATTGCTGGGCATTTCGCAGAACCAGTGGATCATCCTGTTCATGATCAATATCATTCTGCTGCTGGCAGGCATGGTGCTGGACGCCATATCCATTTACTACGTCTTCCTGCCCATCATGCTGCCGCTAATCAAACACTTCAGCTGGGACCCCATCTGGTTCGGGGTGATGATGACCATCAACCTCGCCATCGGGCAGGTTACGCCCCCTGTCGCAGTGAACCTGTACGTGGGGGCCAACATATCCGGCCTGACCATGGAAGAGATAAGCAAGCCCGCCCTGCCGCTTATTCTGGCGGCGCTCATCGCGCTGGCCATTGTGGTGGCGTTTCCGTCGCTGTCCACGTTCATGCCTGCCCTGCTGGGCCTGAGCGGCTAACGCGATTATGCAGATAACGCGGCTGCGCAGCTGATACCACTTCAAGTAACAAATAAAAGGCCGGAGGATCATTCCTCCGGCCTTTTTTTCATCAAATGTGTCTGCGCGGAACAGGGTCATTCCGTAGGCGGAACACCCCGGCGCAGCAACTCTTCATAGCATTCCGGATTCTTGGTGCAGGTATCCGCAAGCATGGAGATGTAGGCAATATTGCCTTCTATGGCGCTCTGATACAGGTCTTCGTCCACGCCCCAGCGTTCCCT
This is a stretch of genomic DNA from Desulfovibrio subterraneus. It encodes these proteins:
- a CDS encoding TRAP transporter small permease, encoding MIRFICNRFEELLGSVLLLVMVSIAFINVITRYCIKMSLAWTEEITVNLFVWVVLLGTSFAFRNDSHLGVTMFYDGMPKWAQRLCYVIFLAASLGFFSVLFYLGLTEVRDEIDLEVTTESLAIPVWWYTIATPAFSLLIIIRILQRAWHDWRSGNI
- a CDS encoding TRAP transporter large permease, producing the protein MEALLHDPALWALLLFVIPLLLRVPIAVALGGAALAVAWNWDLGYEMLSYNFYAGVAKFPLLAIPFFILAGIIMEKAGIAARIVDLMKALVGSMTGGLAIATVAVATFWGAVSGSGPATVAALGLILIPGMACAGYDKPFATAVVSVTSGLAIVIPPSIAFIVYGGVANVSVPALFAAGFIPGIVVALCIVTAVWIISHKHGYRGTCEPDAPSVGKAFRRAFWGVMTPVIILGGIYGGVFTPTEAAAVAVFYGLFVGVFIYRTITSVSELFEIFASTVHGTAVVMIVVTCAGLFSWVGSTVGLIEKASSVLLGISQNQWIILFMINIILLLAGMVLDAISIYYVFLPIMLPLIKHFSWDPIWFGVMMTINLAIGQVTPPVAVNLYVGANISGLTMEEISKPALPLILAALIALAIVVAFPSLSTFMPALLGLSG